The Triticum aestivum cultivar Chinese Spring chromosome 3A, IWGSC CS RefSeq v2.1, whole genome shotgun sequence genome includes a region encoding these proteins:
- the LOC123059339 gene encoding LRR receptor kinase BAK1 — protein MAAQTGAVLLLVGLLALATMASSNTEGDILYSQRQVWKDPNNVLTSWDPTLVNPCTWFHVTCNLDNSVTRVDLGNAGISGTLIPQLGQLKNLQYLELYGNNMSGPIPTTLGNLTRLVSLDLYDNHLTGVIPSSLGAVGTLRFLRLHGNKLAGSIPASLGRLTKLVKLELQENMLSGTVPLEILSLVLVGDLTELNVAKNNLAGTVISSKPRVATVIHDTLKTTS, from the exons ATGGCAGCTCAGACCGGAGCAGTgctcctcctcgtcggcctccttgCTCTTGCAACCATGGCCAGCAGCAACACTGAAG GCGACATCCTTTACTCGCAAAGGCAGGTGTGGAAGGATCCCAACAACGTTCTGACAAGCTGGGATCCGACGCTTGTCAACCCCTGCACTTGGTTCCATGTCACCTGCAACCTCGACAACTCCGTCACCCGAGT GGATTTGGGGAACGCAGGCATCTCAGGCACCCTGATTCCTCAACTGGGACAACTGAAGAACCTGCAGTACCT GGAGCTATACGGGAACAATATGAGTGGACCAATACCAACGACCCTGGGCAACCTGACACGCCTGGTCAGCCTTGATCTCTACGACAACCATCTCACCGGAGTGATACCTTCCTCGCTTGGGGCAGTTGGGACACTGCGTTTCTT GAGGTTGCATGGGAACAAACTGGCAGGGAGTATACCGGCGTCGTTGGGCCGTCTGACGAAGCTTGTCAAGCTGGAGCTTCAGGAGAACATGCTGAGCGGCACGGTGCCGCTGGAGATCCTCTCACTTGTTCTTGTTGGGGACTTGACTGAACT GAATGTCGCCAAGAACAATCTTGCCGGCActgtcatatcatctaaaccaagAG TGGCTACGGTCATCCATGACACGCTCAAGACTACAAGCTGA